In Sodalis ligni, a single genomic region encodes these proteins:
- the mnmG gene encoding tRNA uridine-5-carboxymethylaminomethyl(34) synthesis enzyme MnmG: MFYPDQFDVIIIGGGHAGTEAAMASARMGCKTLLLTHNIDTLGQMSCNPAIGGIGKGHLVKEIDAMGGLMGKAIDRAGIQFRILNASKGPAVRATRAQADRLLYRLAIRTALENQPNLMIFQQAVEDLIVENDRVVGAVTQMGLKFRGRSVVLTVGTFLDGKIHIGMDHYSGGRAGDPPSIALSKRLRELPFRVKRLKTGTPPRIDARTIDFSVLATQQGDNPLPVFSFMGSVTDHPRQVPCYITYTNERTHEVIRQNLDRSPMYTGIIEGVGPRYCPSIEDKVMRFADRDSHQIFLEPEGLTSNEVYPNGISTSLPFDVQMKIVHSMKGLENALIVRPGYAIEYDFFDPRDLKPTLESKYIAGLFFAGQINGTTGYEEAAAQGMLAGINAGRAAKDLEGWFPRRDQAYLGVLVDDLCTLGTKEPYRMFTSRAEYRLLLREDNADLRLTETGRELGLVDDERWARFSEKQEGIERERQRLRDLWVHPRTDEVEKINSLLKSPLTREASGEELLRRPEMTYDILTSLPMFSPALADAQSAEQVEIQVKYQGYISRQQDEIDRQLRHENTLLPVDLDYLHVAGLSNEVIAKLNDHKPGSIGQASRISGVTPAAISILLVWLKKQGLLRRSA; encoded by the coding sequence ATGTTTTATCCCGATCAGTTTGACGTCATTATCATTGGTGGCGGCCATGCCGGAACTGAAGCGGCCATGGCGTCGGCTCGTATGGGATGTAAGACCCTGTTATTGACGCATAATATCGATACCCTCGGGCAAATGTCCTGTAATCCGGCCATCGGCGGCATAGGGAAGGGCCATCTGGTGAAGGAAATTGATGCTATGGGCGGTCTTATGGGAAAAGCCATCGACCGTGCCGGCATTCAGTTCAGGATACTAAACGCCAGTAAAGGACCTGCGGTTCGAGCTACCAGGGCTCAGGCGGATCGGCTGCTTTACCGATTGGCGATCCGGACCGCTCTGGAGAACCAGCCCAACCTCATGATCTTCCAGCAGGCGGTGGAGGATCTGATCGTTGAAAACGATCGGGTGGTGGGCGCGGTGACGCAGATGGGGCTCAAATTCCGCGGACGTTCGGTGGTGTTAACCGTCGGCACCTTCCTGGACGGCAAGATCCATATCGGCATGGATCATTACAGCGGCGGCAGGGCCGGCGATCCGCCGTCCATCGCCCTGTCAAAACGCTTGCGTGAATTGCCGTTCCGGGTCAAGCGGCTGAAAACCGGCACCCCGCCCCGCATCGATGCCCGCACCATCGATTTTAGCGTCCTGGCCACGCAACAAGGCGATAACCCGCTGCCGGTCTTTTCGTTTATGGGGTCAGTGACGGACCATCCCCGCCAGGTGCCTTGTTATATTACCTATACCAATGAACGGACCCATGAGGTCATCCGTCAAAATCTCGATCGCAGCCCGATGTATACCGGCATCATCGAGGGCGTGGGTCCGCGATATTGTCCTTCCATCGAAGATAAGGTCATGCGCTTCGCCGATCGCGATTCCCACCAGATTTTCCTTGAACCGGAAGGGCTCACCAGCAACGAGGTCTATCCTAACGGCATCTCCACCAGTTTGCCCTTCGATGTGCAGATGAAAATCGTGCATTCCATGAAAGGCCTGGAAAACGCCCTGATCGTCCGCCCTGGCTATGCCATCGAGTATGATTTTTTTGATCCCCGCGATTTGAAACCGACGCTGGAAAGCAAATACATCGCCGGCCTGTTCTTTGCCGGACAGATTAACGGCACTACCGGTTATGAAGAAGCCGCTGCCCAGGGCATGCTGGCTGGTATCAACGCAGGGCGCGCCGCCAAGGATTTGGAGGGATGGTTCCCAAGGCGGGATCAAGCCTACTTGGGAGTTCTGGTGGACGATTTATGCACCCTGGGGACGAAAGAGCCTTATCGTATGTTCACTTCTCGTGCCGAATACCGTTTGCTGCTGCGTGAAGATAACGCTGATTTGCGGCTTACCGAAACCGGCAGGGAGTTGGGGCTGGTGGATGACGAGCGCTGGGCGCGCTTTAGCGAAAAACAGGAAGGTATCGAACGGGAACGCCAGCGCCTGCGCGACCTGTGGGTACACCCTCGCACCGATGAAGTGGAAAAGATCAACTCCCTGCTGAAAAGCCCGTTGACTCGCGAGGCCAGCGGCGAAGAGCTGCTGCGCCGCCCCGAAATGACCTATGACATTCTCACGTCATTACCGATGTTTTCGCCGGCGTTAGCCGATGCGCAGTCAGCGGAACAGGTGGAAATCCAGGTCAAATACCAAGGCTATATTTCACGACAGCAGGATGAAATCGACAGGCAGCTGCGTCATGAAAACACCCTGCTGCCGGTTGATTTGGATTACCTGCACGTGGCGGGCTTGTCCAACGAGGTGATTGCCAAACTCAACGATCATAAACCGGGTTCTATCGGCCAGGCGTCCCGCATCTCCGGGGTGACGCCCGCCGCAATCTCGATTTTGCTGGTCTGGCTTAAAAAGCAGGGTTTGTTGCGCCGCAGCGCCTGA
- the rsmG gene encoding 16S rRNA (guanine(527)-N(7))-methyltransferase RsmG translates to MLAKLDALLAQGGIMLSDRQKQQLLLYVQLLDKWNKAYNLTSVRDPEQMLIRHIMDSIVVNAHLQGQRFIDVGTGAGLPGVPLAIVRPASRFTLLDSLGKRIRFLRQVQHELQLENIETVQSRVEDYIPPAPYDGIISRAFASVNDMLSWCEHLASPGQGRFYALKGTIPATELAELPAGFEMESVIRLDVPTLAEERHLVIMGRR, encoded by the coding sequence ATGTTAGCTAAACTGGATGCCCTGCTGGCTCAGGGGGGAATTATGCTGTCCGATCGGCAAAAACAGCAATTGCTGCTTTACGTTCAGCTGCTCGACAAATGGAACAAGGCTTATAACCTGACGTCGGTGCGCGATCCCGAACAGATGTTGATACGCCATATCATGGACAGCATCGTGGTGAATGCCCATTTACAGGGACAGCGCTTTATCGATGTGGGCACCGGGGCCGGCTTGCCGGGCGTTCCCTTGGCCATTGTCCGACCCGCGTCCCGTTTCACCCTGCTGGACAGCCTGGGCAAGCGTATCCGGTTTTTACGCCAGGTGCAGCATGAGCTGCAATTGGAGAATATTGAAACGGTGCAAAGCCGTGTTGAGGATTATATTCCGCCGGCGCCTTATGACGGTATCATTAGCCGCGCGTTCGCTTCCGTTAACGATATGCTGTCCTGGTGTGAACATTTGGCCTCGCCCGGCCAGGGCCGGTTTTATGCCCTTAAAGGAACGATCCCGGCAACCGAACTGGCGGAACTGCCCGCGGGGTTCGAGATGGAGTCAGTGATAAGACTCGATGTTCCAACGTTGGCGGAAGAGCGTCATTTGGTGATTATGGGGCGGCGCTAA